The genomic stretch TATCTGAGAATGTCCGCGACTTAGAGGGAGTGTTGGCATCATTAATGTTCCGAGCAACTACGCTTAAAAAAGATGTAACACTTGATTTAGCAGAAAAAGTTCTATCGACAAGTGTAAATATTGAGAAGAAGCAGATTACAATAGAACTAATAAAAGAGAAAGTATGTGCCTTCTATAATATGGATGTTCAACTCTTACAAGCAAAGTGTCGCAAGAGAGAGATTGTTCAAGCACGTCAAATTTCAATGTATCTTTCAAAGAAATACACCGAAAGTTCATTACAGCGAATAGGTGCAGAATTAGGAAAGAAAGATCATGCAACTGTGTTACACGCTTGTAAAACGATATCCGATTTGATAGAGATTGACAAAACAATCAAATCAAATGTAGAAGAGATAGAAGCATCATTAAGAAGATAAGAAAAGAGAGCCGCGGCTCTCTTTTCTGTTTATAACATATATTGTAGTAAAACAATAGCAATTTTATTATAAAAATCCTTGTTGTTTCAAAACTCTAATAAATTCATCAGATAGGCGAATATTATCATCTTTCTTATATCTGATATCGGTAAAAACTTGAGCAAGAGATTGCTTATTGTTTTCGGCAATAAAACGCTTGTTCTCTTCAATCTCCTCTTTATAGTCATAAATATTTGAAATATCCTCTTTGTTGTAATCAGAATAAACTTCAGTGTGAATAAATCCATTTACATCAATTCTGTCAGTTAATTCTGGAATTTCGGCAGGATAGCCAAGAGTAATAGTAATGAGAGGAACTGTAAGTTTTGGCAAATTCAATAAATCAATAATACCGGCTGCATTATAAGTAGTAGTACCAATATAACAAATACCCATACCCTTGCTCTCGGCAATAGTACAAAATTGTTGCGCAATAATAGTTGTGTCTAAAGCAGCGGACATAAATGAGTGAAAATTATTATAACCTGGCGTAGCATCGGAATAGTTGCACCATTTTGAAAACCTATTATAATCAACACAGAATGTCAATACGGCCTGTGAGGTCTTAATCATAGGTTGATTAAAGTGCAGGGGAGAGAGTAGCTCTTTGCGTTTATCATCTTTTGTAATCACTACACTATAAAGTTGCATATTCCCAGTTGTTGATGCTCTTGATGCAATTTCAAGCATTTCATTAATCTCTTCAATAGAGATTGATTTATTGCTATATTTTCTAATACTTCTTCTGTTAGTAAAGTCAAAATAGTTCATTATTGTAATAAAGTTTAATAAAATAATAAATAAAAATAATGATTAATAATCAATATTAATATTAAATGAAAAAAGTAGCACTAAGATATACAATATAATCAAAATATGCAAATAAAAATATGTATATCAAACAGTGAAAATCTGCTTTATAACATACATTTTCGGGAAACAAATTATATCTCGATTTTACAACAAAATTTCTTTTTGGGAAACTTTTCAAATTATCAAAATTTATAAACCGCTAATAATCAAGGGTTAGATATTTTATTTTGGGAAACTTTATAAAATTGTTAGTAACTTTATTGAAAAAAATTTTGTCATAACAAATATTATGCGTAAACTTGCATTGCTAAAAATTCAAAACAAAATTTTAATCAAATCAATCAAAAAAAGTAATAGTTGTAGGGGCTGTGAAGTCCCTCAACTAAACTTTTTGCAAAACAGAAAATTAAAAAAACAGAAAAATATTAAACAAAACCTTTAACAAAACAAACAGAGATGGATCAGAAGATTTATTCTTTCGACGAAGCCGTTAAAGCAACGGTAGAATACTTTGGTGGTGATGAATTAGCAGCCAGAGTATGGGTGAACAAGTATGCATTAAAAGACTCATTCGGTAATATCTTTGAAAAAACGCCTGATGATATGCACATGCGTTTAGCTAAAGAGATAGCTCGAATTGAGAAAAAGTATGCAAATCCAATGACAGAAGAGCAATTAATGGAACTCTTCCGTAACTTCCGTTATATCATACCACAAGGAAGTCCCATGAGTGGAATTGGAAACAACTATCAAGTAGGATCACTCTCAAACTGTTTTGTAATTGGAATGGAGGGAAATGCCGACTCTTACGGAGGCATTATGAAGATTGATGAGGAGCAAGTTCAGTTGATGAAAAGACGTGGTGGAGTAGGTCATGACCTATCTCATATCCGTCCCAAAGGCTCACCTGTTAAAAACTCAGCCTTAACATCAACAGGATTAGTTCCATTTATGGAGCGTTACTCAAACTCAACACGCGAGGTAGCACAAGACGGACGCCGTGGAGCATTGATGTTGAGCGTATCAATCAATCACCCCGATTCAGAATCATTCATCGATGCAAAAATGACCGAAGGCAAAGTAACTGGAGCCAACGTATCAGTACGCATCACTGATGAATTTATGAAAGCCGCAACAGAAGGTAAACCCTTCATGCAAAAATACCCTGTTGATTCAGAGAACCCAACAGTAACAAAAGAGGTTGATGCAAAAGCAATATGGGAAAAAATTGTACACAACGCATGGAAATCAGCAGAACCAGGAGTACTATTCTGGGATACAATCTCACGCGAGTCAGTACCCGACTGTTATGCCGATCTTGGTTTCCGTACAATATCAACAAACCCATGTGGAGAGATACCTTTGTGTCCATACGACAGTTGCCGTTTGTTAGCAATTAACCTATACTCATACGTAATAAACCCATTCACTCCCGAAGCATATTTCGATTTTGACCTATTCAAATCACACGTACGCGTAGCACAACGTATCATGGACGACATCATCGATTTGGAGATGGAGAAAATTGAGAAGATAATCGAGAAGATTGAGTCTGACCCAGAAACAGACGAGGTAAAAAATACCGAGTTATGTTTGTGGAACAAGATACGTACAAAAACATTAAAAGGACGCCGTACAGGAGTAGGAACAACAGCCGAAGGAGATATGATAGCCGCAATGGGCTTACAATACGGAACACCCCAAGCAACCGACTTCTCAGAGAGCGTACACAAAGCATTAGCAATAGCAGCATACAAATCATCAGTAGAGATGGCACAAGAGCGTGGAGCATTTGAGATATTTGATGCAAAACGCGAGGAGAACAACCCATTCATCAACCGCTTAAAAGAGGCAGATGCAGAGTTATATGCAGATATGGTAAAATACGGACGCCGTAACATCGCATGTTTGACAATCGCACCAACAGGAACAACAAGTATGATGAGTCAAACAACATCAGGAATTGAGCCGGTATTTATGCCAGTATATCGCCGTCGTCGTAAAGTAAACCCCAATGACACAGATGTACATGTTGACTTTACAGATGAAAACGGAGATGCATTTGAAGAATACACAGTATTCCACCACAAATTCCTAACTTGGATGGAGATAAACGGCTATGAGAAAAAAGAACGTTACACACCAGAAGAGATAGAAGAGTTGGTATCAAAATCACCATACTACAAAGCTGCATCAAACGATGTAGATTGGTTAGAGAAAGTAAAAATGCAAGGACGCGTACAAAAATGGGTTGACCACTCAATCAGCGTAACCATCAACTTGCCATCAGATGTAACAGAAGAGTTAGTAAACAAACTATACGTTGAAGCTTGGAAATCAGGATGTAAAGGATGTACAGTTTATCGCGATGGCTCACGTGCAGGAGTCCTAATCTCAATGGACGACAAAAAAACA from Bacteroidales bacterium encodes the following:
- a CDS encoding nitroreductase family protein; the encoded protein is MNYFDFTNRRSIRKYSNKSISIEEINEMLEIASRASTTGNMQLYSVVITKDDKRKELLSPLHFNQPMIKTSQAVLTFCVDYNRFSKWCNYSDATPGYNNFHSFMSAALDTTIIAQQFCTIAESKGMGICYIGTTTYNAAGIIDLLNLPKLTVPLITITLGYPAEIPELTDRIDVNGFIHTEVYSDYNKEDISNIYDYKEEIEENKRFIAENNKQSLAQVFTDIRYKKDDNIRLSDEFIRVLKQQGFL
- a CDS encoding adenosylcobalamin-dependent ribonucleoside-diphosphate reductase, which encodes MDQKIYSFDEAVKATVEYFGGDELAARVWVNKYALKDSFGNIFEKTPDDMHMRLAKEIARIEKKYANPMTEEQLMELFRNFRYIIPQGSPMSGIGNNYQVGSLSNCFVIGMEGNADSYGGIMKIDEEQVQLMKRRGGVGHDLSHIRPKGSPVKNSALTSTGLVPFMERYSNSTREVAQDGRRGALMLSVSINHPDSESFIDAKMTEGKVTGANVSVRITDEFMKAATEGKPFMQKYPVDSENPTVTKEVDAKAIWEKIVHNAWKSAEPGVLFWDTISRESVPDCYADLGFRTISTNPCGEIPLCPYDSCRLLAINLYSYVINPFTPEAYFDFDLFKSHVRVAQRIMDDIIDLEMEKIEKIIEKIESDPETDEVKNTELCLWNKIRTKTLKGRRTGVGTTAEGDMIAAMGLQYGTPQATDFSESVHKALAIAAYKSSVEMAQERGAFEIFDAKREENNPFINRLKEADAELYADMVKYGRRNIACLTIAPTGTTSMMSQTTSGIEPVFMPVYRRRRKVNPNDTDVHVDFTDENGDAFEEYTVFHHKFLTWMEINGYEKKERYTPEEIEELVSKSPYYKAASNDVDWLEKVKMQGRVQKWVDHSISVTINLPSDVTEELVNKLYVEAWKSGCKGCTVYRDGSRAGVLISMDDKKTPCPCEQEVVHHDLVRPAELDADVVRFQNNREKWIAFIGLQNGRPYEIFTGLADDEEGLLIPKSVENGKIIKVTDADGNKHYDFQFRNKRGYKTTVEGLSEKFDPEYWNYAKLISGVLRYGMPIDKVMKLVASLQLDSESINTWKNGVERALKKYIPSGTKATGQTCPKCGETLIYQEGCLRCPTCGYSKCG